TTGAAGAGAAGCTAGAGGAGATGCGCAAAGCAAACCAGTAAGCCAGCAACCACACCACAGTTTCAGACGCGTTGCACTACTCCAGTGCCATTAACTCAACCCATACTCGATCATAGTTGTGTAGAGGCGCCTAACGTTGTCTATGCACGGGCTTCTCCTCACCCTATACACCAGCCTCCTCAACCCAGGCTCTTCGTCAAGCAAAGCCTTTGTAGCAGCATGGAGGAGACGCCTACCATCGCTATTGAGGCAGTCCCTCTTGTCCCAGTAGCGCCTCTCACCGTGGAAATCGTCCAGGAGCAACCTAAGCAGGTTAACAGCCTCAGACATACCCCATCACGCCCACGGCAAGCCCAGTAACGCGCTTCAACCCATTCCACACTACGCTCCTACACTCCTAGAAGCATAGGGTAGCCCACGAGAAGTATAAGTTGTTACCTCGTGCTGCTCACAACCAGCGTCTACTTGACCCCTCTGTCCCCATATCACCATGGGGGAGCCTTGCACACCAATACCACAATACTACACTTGTCGGATATACACGTCGGCAGCCCGCACTTCTCGAAAGACCTTGCAGAGAACGTCATAGCCTACGTTAACGACGTAAAGCCCGACGTTATCGTAATCACAGGAGACCTGACTGACAACGGCTACGTGCACGAGTATCGAGGGGTTGTAGAGCTCCTCTCCAAGCTAGATACAAAGAAGCTCCTGGTGGTCCCAGGCAACCATGACGCAAGGAACATGGGATACGTTGTGTTCGAGAGGGTATTCGGCTCTAGATTCCCCATCCTAGAGTACAACGGGGTGTGCATCCAGGGCGTCGACTCCAGCGAGCCCGACGTGGACGACGGGCACATAGGTAGACTGGCCTACGACCTAGTCTCACAAAACCTAAGCCGCTGCAAAGGCTTCCGCATCGTTGCGCTACACCACCATCTCATACCAGTGCCCGGCACGGGGCGAGAAAGAAACATCCCAGTAGACGCGGGTGACTTCCTGAAACTACTCCTCGATATGGGTGTCAATCTAGTCCTCTCGGGGCACAAGCACGTACCATGGCTATGGGAGATAAACGGCATGGTGATACTACACGCTGGCACCGCGACAACACTCCGCTTGAAGGCTGGAGTCCCGCCCTCCCTCAACGTGATAGAAGTCACGAAAGACGAGATCATGATAAAGCGTGTAGAGACAAGGAAATTGAAAGAAGCCGTGATATATCGTGGCTACCCGCAGCCACGCGAACCGCTTCCAGTGTCA
The Pyrolobus fumarii 1A DNA segment above includes these coding regions:
- a CDS encoding metallophosphoesterase family protein; amino-acid sequence: MHTNTTILHLSDIHVGSPHFSKDLAENVIAYVNDVKPDVIVITGDLTDNGYVHEYRGVVELLSKLDTKKLLVVPGNHDARNMGYVVFERVFGSRFPILEYNGVCIQGVDSSEPDVDDGHIGRLAYDLVSQNLSRCKGFRIVALHHHLIPVPGTGRERNIPVDAGDFLKLLLDMGVNLVLSGHKHVPWLWEINGMVILHAGTATTLRLKAGVPPSLNVIEVTKDEIMIKRVETRKLKEAVIYRGYPQPREPLPVSTSDDLLRELEEAVQNLRDKNARISFNTRHTTSNEPYTKCTRHSSRA